One Kangiella geojedonensis DNA segment encodes these proteins:
- the ggt gene encoding gamma-glutamyltransferase, whose protein sequence is MIIKSIKFALLGTLIFSASAQAADRVTGEMHATRSEVIAPQAMAATSQPLATQIALDIMKSGGNAIDAAIGANAALGLMEPTGSGIGGDLYAILWHEKTQRLYGFNASGRSPKGLTYDKLQEELTKLGREDLPPYGMLPISVPGAVDGWFELHSKFGEMPMDKILQPAIDYAENGFPVSELIAYYWDLSVPRLSPQPGSFKDTFTIDGKAPREGQMFKNPELANTYRLLAKNGRYAFYQGEIAKKIDEFMKANGGYLRYEDLAEHDSNWVEPLGVEYKGYTLWELPPNGQGIAALQMLQILKNFDLAEMGYNSTESLHTMVEAKKLAFEDRAKFYADMDFSKQPIEALISEEYGKERAKLIKKRAARTVQAGNPNLTEGDTIYLTTADKDGNMVSLIQSNYRGMGSGVVVPGLGFVFQDRGQLFSMDKEHANAYEPGKRPFHTIIPAFVTKNGKPFMSYGVMGGAMQPQGHVQILVNMIDYGMNLQEAGDATRWQHMGSTEPTESQAKYLTDGGYVEIESGVSAQVIRELQQKGHDVRSGNGGFGGYQAIMRDHDEGVYRGASESRKDGQAAGY, encoded by the coding sequence ATGATCATAAAAAGTATCAAGTTCGCGCTTCTCGGCACACTCATTTTTAGTGCATCGGCACAAGCTGCCGACCGCGTCACAGGCGAAATGCACGCTACCCGTTCGGAGGTTATAGCGCCTCAGGCGATGGCGGCTACTAGTCAACCTCTAGCGACGCAGATCGCTTTAGACATCATGAAAAGTGGCGGTAATGCCATTGATGCAGCCATTGGTGCTAACGCAGCTCTGGGCCTTATGGAACCAACCGGTAGCGGTATTGGCGGAGATTTATACGCTATTTTATGGCACGAAAAAACACAGCGCCTCTATGGTTTCAACGCTTCCGGCCGCTCACCAAAAGGCCTCACATATGACAAGCTTCAAGAAGAACTGACCAAGCTTGGACGAGAGGATCTACCACCTTACGGCATGCTACCGATTTCTGTCCCCGGTGCTGTCGATGGTTGGTTCGAACTTCACAGTAAGTTTGGCGAAATGCCGATGGACAAAATACTGCAGCCAGCTATCGATTATGCCGAAAACGGTTTCCCTGTATCAGAACTGATTGCTTATTACTGGGATTTAAGCGTTCCGCGCCTAAGCCCTCAGCCAGGAAGCTTCAAAGATACGTTCACTATTGATGGTAAAGCCCCTCGTGAAGGACAAATGTTTAAAAATCCTGAACTGGCTAATACCTACAGACTACTTGCTAAGAATGGCCGCTACGCTTTCTACCAAGGTGAAATTGCCAAGAAAATTGATGAATTTATGAAGGCTAACGGTGGCTATCTGCGCTATGAAGACTTAGCCGAACATGACTCTAACTGGGTTGAGCCATTAGGTGTTGAATACAAAGGGTATACACTGTGGGAGTTACCCCCTAACGGACAAGGTATCGCCGCCTTACAAATGTTACAAATACTAAAGAATTTCGATCTGGCAGAAATGGGTTATAACAGCACTGAAAGCTTGCATACGATGGTTGAAGCTAAGAAATTAGCCTTTGAAGACCGCGCGAAGTTTTATGCTGACATGGACTTTTCAAAGCAGCCCATTGAAGCGCTTATTTCTGAAGAGTATGGCAAAGAGCGTGCAAAACTTATTAAAAAGCGCGCAGCACGAACGGTTCAAGCAGGTAACCCTAACCTCACCGAAGGCGATACCATCTACCTGACCACAGCAGACAAAGACGGTAATATGGTTTCGTTAATTCAAAGTAATTATCGTGGCATGGGCTCTGGTGTTGTGGTGCCAGGCTTAGGGTTTGTGTTCCAAGATCGAGGTCAGCTTTTCTCGATGGATAAAGAACATGCCAATGCTTACGAGCCAGGCAAGCGCCCTTTCCACACCATTATTCCAGCCTTTGTGACCAAAAACGGTAAGCCGTTTATGAGTTACGGGGTTATGGGCGGTGCAATGCAACCTCAAGGTCATGTTCAAATCTTAGTGAACATGATTGATTACGGCATGAATTTACAAGAGGCTGGTGACGCTACTCGTTGGCAACACATGGGGTCGACAGAACCAACCGAAAGTCAGGCCAAGTACCTCACCGATGGTGGTTATGTCGAAATAGAATCGGGCGTCTCTGCTCAAGTCATACGAGAGTTGCAGCAAAAAGGCCATGATGTTAGAAGCGGTAATGGTGGCTTTGGTGGATACCAAGCAATCATGCGAGACCACGACGAAGGCGTTTATCGTGGTGCATCTGAATCTCGTAAAGATGGTCAGGCTGCAGGATACTAA
- a CDS encoding GNAT family N-acetyltransferase, protein MVKTIINQVESNNDISLVEMLASKIWREHYLPIIGLEQVTYMLGKFQSTPAIKRQIQDGAHYHLVYEQDHPVGYFCYHFEDTALFLSKIYVAKEVRGQGVGRQALNFISEQAEAQSAKAIRLTVNKFNLETIAAYKQLGFETIDSVVKDIGGGFVMDDYVMEKAV, encoded by the coding sequence ATGGTAAAAACAATAATTAATCAAGTTGAATCCAATAACGACATTTCGCTTGTAGAAATGCTGGCAAGCAAAATCTGGCGCGAACATTACCTTCCTATCATCGGCCTCGAGCAAGTTACTTACATGCTTGGAAAGTTTCAAAGTACCCCAGCGATTAAGCGACAAATTCAAGATGGGGCACACTACCATTTAGTTTATGAGCAAGATCATCCTGTTGGTTATTTTTGTTATCACTTTGAAGATACCGCATTATTTTTAAGTAAAATTTATGTTGCCAAGGAGGTTAGAGGGCAGGGAGTAGGCCGGCAGGCACTAAACTTTATTTCTGAGCAAGCTGAGGCTCAATCAGCTAAGGCGATACGCTTGACCGTCAATAAATTCAATCTTGAAACAATAGCAGCCTATAAACAACTTGGCTTTGAGACTATTGATTCAGTAGTTAAAGATATTGGTGGCGGTTTTGTAATGGATGATTATGTGATGGAAAAAGCGGTTTAA
- a CDS encoding alpha/beta hydrolase translates to MYFITNRAYDHSLTGLDKLTKHPNPKGPNELSAVKITGNESLRIELLDDQLSKEEVKRYKQEFNLPIDEDETFYASLKVACEVFREAKLTGKSVVLYVHGYNNDVKDIYQTACEIEYLYNVIVVPFSWPANGGGAMSGTLSYLADKRDARASDDALNRVIDIVGRYHRLLVQSTWNRLEVEASNKYPENPTKQREYLALLLERYCDISVNLFCHSMGNYVLKHALKSTLAESRQLVFDNILLVAADTNNEKHEEWVKELRCRKSLYITINADDFALSWSRRKPGEEQKARLGHYLRSLNAENALYIDFTNSKAVNRSHSYFDGDTVSRNKTVRRFFEKAFTAKNLLPYLEYQVHNNTYHPK, encoded by the coding sequence ATGTATTTCATTACTAATCGCGCTTATGATCATAGTCTGACAGGCTTAGATAAGTTGACCAAGCATCCGAACCCCAAAGGCCCCAACGAGCTCTCCGCGGTAAAAATTACGGGAAACGAATCGTTGCGGATTGAGCTGTTGGATGATCAGTTGAGTAAAGAAGAGGTCAAGCGTTATAAACAGGAATTCAATCTTCCTATTGATGAAGACGAGACTTTTTATGCCAGCTTAAAAGTCGCTTGTGAAGTGTTTCGTGAAGCCAAGCTGACAGGTAAGAGCGTGGTGTTGTATGTTCACGGTTATAACAATGACGTAAAAGATATTTATCAAACTGCCTGTGAAATAGAGTATTTATATAATGTTATTGTGGTGCCTTTTAGTTGGCCTGCTAATGGCGGAGGGGCGATGTCAGGCACCTTGTCCTACTTAGCTGACAAACGAGATGCTAGGGCGTCTGATGATGCTTTAAACCGTGTAATTGATATTGTTGGGCGCTATCATCGTTTATTGGTGCAATCAACTTGGAATCGTTTAGAAGTCGAGGCTTCTAATAAATATCCTGAAAACCCCACCAAACAACGAGAATACTTAGCACTATTGCTCGAACGATATTGTGATATTTCGGTTAATTTGTTTTGTCACAGTATGGGCAATTATGTGTTGAAGCATGCGCTAAAAAGCACTCTGGCTGAGTCTAGACAGCTCGTTTTCGATAATATTCTTTTAGTGGCTGCTGATACCAACAATGAAAAACATGAAGAGTGGGTCAAGGAGCTTCGTTGCCGGAAGTCGCTTTACATCACTATTAACGCAGACGATTTTGCTTTGTCATGGTCGCGACGCAAACCTGGAGAAGAACAAAAGGCAAGGTTAGGGCACTATTTACGTTCTTTAAATGCAGAAAATGCTCTATACATCGATTTTACTAACAGTAAAGCCGTAAATCGAAGTCACTCCTACTTCGATGGTGATACTGTTTCACGAAATAAAACCGTTAGGCGCTTTTTTGAAAAAGCGTTTACGGCTAAGAATCTGTTACCTTACTTAGAGTATCAGGTGCATAACAACACCTATCACCCTAAGTAA
- a CDS encoding PepSY-associated TM helix domain-containing protein, which translates to MKKFSMLIHKWLGLVLSLWLLLITLTGTVLLYKNDLLEWQYPQLDGRSIASQEQALDTLALDVVQAKARFSFVPSELHPWVETIDEAGARHYFSNSGEFLVSREKYSDWISWFVEFHHHLLLDDLGEELQGVFGLLTLLVLITGFIKWWPKGRWQKRDLSVTFSRPGKKRWGQTLWQSHRTLGVILLLPMFLLVLTGVGMIYYQAFNTGLNAMFPQQAQTVVDYQPIINAQNKEAENLGDDFKTRVLEAKKIMPGMQPTMLYHDRDGIRFKQPEEWHPNGRSSIAFETNSSKVTKIIDYRNETVGTQLSQKIYPLHIASVGGITYFSLVVISGVSLIWITVSGFWFWLWCRGKKKLAQQKRKRV; encoded by the coding sequence GTGAAAAAGTTTTCAATGTTAATCCACAAATGGCTGGGCCTTGTGCTCAGCCTTTGGTTATTACTGATTACATTGACTGGTACCGTCTTACTTTACAAAAATGACTTGCTAGAATGGCAATACCCGCAATTAGATGGGCGCAGTATTGCTTCACAAGAGCAGGCATTAGATACACTTGCTTTAGATGTTGTTCAAGCAAAAGCACGCTTCAGCTTTGTTCCTTCTGAGTTACACCCCTGGGTGGAAACCATCGATGAGGCGGGCGCTCGCCACTACTTTTCAAATTCGGGCGAATTCTTAGTTAGTCGCGAAAAATACAGTGACTGGATCAGTTGGTTCGTTGAGTTTCACCATCACCTATTACTTGATGATCTTGGTGAAGAGTTGCAGGGTGTTTTTGGCTTGCTGACGCTGTTGGTATTGATCACTGGCTTCATTAAATGGTGGCCAAAAGGGCGTTGGCAAAAGCGCGATCTTAGCGTTACGTTTTCGCGTCCCGGCAAGAAGCGGTGGGGACAAACCTTGTGGCAATCTCACCGTACGCTAGGCGTGATTTTATTATTGCCGATGTTTTTACTGGTACTCACTGGTGTCGGCATGATCTACTATCAAGCATTCAATACTGGTCTAAACGCTATGTTTCCACAGCAGGCGCAAACGGTTGTGGACTACCAACCCATTATTAATGCTCAAAACAAAGAAGCGGAAAATCTTGGCGATGATTTTAAAACACGGGTATTAGAAGCTAAGAAAATTATGCCTGGCATGCAGCCGACCATGTTGTATCACGATCGGGATGGCATTCGCTTTAAACAGCCTGAAGAGTGGCACCCAAACGGTAGAAGCTCTATCGCGTTCGAGACTAATAGCAGTAAAGTCACAAAAATTATTGATTACCGCAATGAAACTGTCGGAACTCAGCTGTCACAAAAAATTTACCCGCTGCATATTGCGTCGGTCGGGGGCATCACTTATTTCAGTTTGGTCGTGATTAGTGGCGTTTCTTTGATATGGATTACGGTTAGTGGTTTCTGGTTTTGGCTGTGGTGTCGTGGTAAGAAAAAGCTGGCACAACAAAAGCGTAAACGGGTGTGA